The Chroococcidiopsis sp. TS-821 genome contains the following window.
GTAAACGCTTTCGCATTAGCTTCAGGATTATTTTCGTAGCCATCTACTACATTAGCACCCTTAACAACAACCTCGCCTAACTGACCCTTTTCTAATAAATTACCCGCTTCATCCATAATCCCGACTTCCACGCCGAACCCGTACCCGACACTACCAGCTTTGCGCGGATGAGGAGGTAAGGGATTAGAAGTCATTTGGTGCGATGCTTCGGTCATGCTATAGGCTTCTAGTACCGGAACATGAAACGTCGCTTCGAGGCTTTCTAACACTACTGGAGGTAACGAGGAACTACTCGAACGGATAAATCGCAAACGACTTTGCGCGATCGCCTCTTGATTGCGTTCGGCGCGTGCAAGTATTAGTTGATGCATCGTTGGTACGGCTGAGTACCACGTCGGTTGAAACTCGCTAAAAATCCGCCAAAACTCCATGGCATTAAACCCGTTTGGGCAAATGACAGTTCCTCCTGATGCTAAAGTTGATAGCATTGAGGCGACAATTCCATGAACGTGAAATAGCGGCATAATACACAAAGCGCGATCGCTGGCACTCAAGTTATACGTGCCAATAATATTTTGTGCTGAAGCCGCTAGATGACGATGTTTTATAGGTACGCGCTTCGGGCGACTTGTCGTACCACTCGTATGCAGAATCATCGCGACATCTTCTGATTCAGCTTGTTCAATCGTTTGCGGTGGATATTCTTTTCCTTGAATTTTGTGGAAAGACAACGTACCATCAGAATTTGGCGTCGCTTGAATGAGCATCATCTGTGGAGTTATCGCCGCTTGCGCCGTAGCGATTTCGTCACCGAGAACAATTAAGGCGATCGCTTGCGTATCTTCGTAATAAAACGCAAATTCCTCTTGTTTATATTTAGGATTCAGCGGCGCTGCTGTAGCGCACGTTGCCGCAGCCAGGTAAGTTAAAATCATTTCTGGACCATTCGGCATGGCGATCGCAATTCGCGATCCGCGTTTAATTCCCAAGCGATTCAACTGCGCTGCGAGTTCGACAATTTGGTGACGTAGTTGCTTGTAGGTCAAACTTGGTTTATCTGGTGCAACAATCGCTGGGCGATCGTCTTCTCCAATAAGTAGATCGAGTAGTGTTGCTGATTGGTGAATTAGTGAAGTCATAAGATCGTCTCAAGATACAGCCGCTGCTGTGGCGATCGCTTCTGCTACTTGAGTGGTAGCACTTTGAGGAACCACGCGACAGCATTCAGCAGGAATTGCTAGATACATTTGTTCGCCAATTTGGTGACGAACATGAGGAGAAGTTACCACACTCAAAACGATATCGCTGTTATCTAAACGCACAGTATAGTCGCGAAATTCTCCATAATAGTTGTGGTGTTCTACCCAAGCACTAAAACAGTTCATTTCGGGATTATCTGTCGGGCAGTAAATTGGGTTCATGATAATCGAGTGCGGACGTACACTTAATGCGACTGCATGACCAGGATAAACTCCAGGAGCAAAATTTTTTGCTGTAATGAATACTCCGCCCACATCTACTTGTCCTGAAGCTAATAAAGTACCAGGAAGCACGTTACAACGTCCAATAAACCGCGCTACAAACTCAGTTGCTGGACTTTCATAAATTTCTTCAGGAGTGCCTACTTGTTGAATAGTACCTTCATACATCACAACAATGCGGTCGGCAAGTACCAGCGCTTCTCCTTGATCGTGCGTGACATACACC
Protein-coding sequences here:
- a CDS encoding acyl--CoA ligase, with translation MTSLIHQSATLLDLLIGEDDRPAIVAPDKPSLTYKQLRHQIVELAAQLNRLGIKRGSRIAIAMPNGPEMILTYLAAATCATAAPLNPKYKQEEFAFYYEDTQAIALIVLGDEIATAQAAITPQMMLIQATPNSDGTLSFHKIQGKEYPPQTIEQAESEDVAMILHTSGTTSRPKRVPIKHRHLAASAQNIIGTYNLSASDRALCIMPLFHVHGIVASMLSTLASGGTVICPNGFNAMEFWRIFSEFQPTWYSAVPTMHQLILARAERNQEAIAQSRLRFIRSSSSSLPPVVLESLEATFHVPVLEAYSMTEASHQMTSNPLPPHPRKAGSVGYGFGVEVGIMDEAGNLLEKGQLGEVVVKGANVVDGYENNPEANAKAFTQGWFRTGDQGVIDPDGYLSLTGRIKELINRGGEKISPLEVDNVLLRHAAVAEALTFAVPHKTLGEDIHAAVVLKDSSVSEQELRKHCSELLAEFKVPRQLHILEELPRGATGKLQRLNMAKLLNIGA